The following nucleotide sequence is from Candidatus Zixiibacteriota bacterium.
ACGCCCTCAAGACATCGATATGAACCAGCGTCTTTCCCGCCAGACGCTGCTCTCCCACCGGTCCCGGTACAAGAAATAAATCGGCCCGCATCTTACTTGTGTGTCCCTTCTTTATAGAACGGCGGTTTTACCACCACCGCCGGATGAAGTTTATCGCGTATCTTGACATGCACCTGGCTTCCCAGTTTGGTCAGCTCCAGCGGCAGATACCCCATCGCAATCGGTTTGTTGAGCGACGGCGACATCGTGCCGGAGGTCACATGCCCGACCACTGTGCCATCAGAGACCAGTTCGTAACCGTGACGGGGGAAGGCTTTCTCGGTAAGTTCCAGACAGATGAGACGTCTTTTCGGTTTCTCTTCTTTCTGGCGACGCAAGATATCCCGTCCGATAAAGTCCCCCTTCTCAAAGCTGACAATCCATGCCAGCCCGGCTTCGATAGGGGTGGTGGTCTTATCGATGTCATTGCCATAGAGGGCCATTTTCATTTCCAGACGCAGGGAATCGCGGGCGCCCAGTCCGATTAATTTCATATCAAAATTTCGCCCGGCCGAGATAACCGTTTTCCAGAGGTCATCAGCCAGTGCGTTGGGGATATAAATCTCAAATCCATCTTCGCCTGTGTAGCCGGTGCGGGAGAAGAGAAGTTGATGCCGCCCTACCTTGGCTTCGGCCGAATGATAATACG
It contains:
- the gcvT gene encoding glycine cleavage system aminomethyltransferase GcvT, giving the protein MEASKPGEIKKTPFYKYHVEAGAKMVPFAGYSMPIQYTGIIEEHLAVRQSVGLFDLTHMGEFEVSGTRALDFIQKMTTNDASLLKPGQIQYSALCYDDGGIVDDLLVYRLADRFMLVVNASNIEKDFDWLKSHLFDGVNLINHSDDIALLAIQGPKAQKVMAQLTDLNLDSLPYYHSAEAKVGRHQLLFSRTGYTGEDGFEIYIPNALADDLWKTVISAGRNFDMKLIGLGARDSLRLEMKMALYGNDIDKTTTPIEAGLAWIVSFEKGDFIGRDILRRQKEEKPKRRLICLELTEKAFPRHGYELVSDGTVVGHVTSGTMSPSLNKPIAMGYLPLELTKLGSQVHVKIRDKLHPAVVVKPPFYKEGTHK